The Thomasclavelia ramosa DSM 1402 genome includes a region encoding these proteins:
- the rpsU gene encoding 30S ribosomal protein S21: protein MAKTVVRENESLDDALRRFKRQVSRTGTLAEARKREFYVKPGLKRKLKSEAARKNNKGKR from the coding sequence ATGGCAAAAACTGTAGTAAGAGAAAATGAATCTTTAGATGACGCTTTACGTCGTTTTAAAAGACAAGTTTCTAGAACAGGAACCCTTGCAGAAGCTCGTAAGAGAGAGTTCTACGTAAAACCAGGTTTAAAAAGAAAATTAAAATCTGAAGCAGCAAGAAAGAACAACAAAGGTAAAAGATAA
- the aroF gene encoding 3-deoxy-7-phosphoheptulonate synthase produces the protein MIIVLKPHTSDESIKKIEDVIRARGAEPHVSKGEIQTIIGMVGDTTQIDPKAIEVEPCVEKVMKVSEPYKLANRAFHPDDTIVDVAGVKVGGDNLALIAGPCSVESEEQVIEIAKAAKAAGANILRGGAFKPRTSPYAFQGMGSSGLDILVAAKEATGLPICSELMDAQYLEEFNEKVDLIQIGARNMQNFDLLKKVGAGTKKPILLKRGLSATFEEWIMSAEYIMANGNPNVILCERGVRTFETYTRNTLDLQAIPVVKKLTHLPIIIDPSHAGGKWWLVEPMAKAAVAAGADGLMIEVHNNPEKALCDGPQSLRPERYEELLKQISKIAEVVGKKM, from the coding sequence ATGATTATTGTCTTGAAACCACATACTAGTGATGAAAGTATTAAAAAAATTGAAGATGTGATTAGAGCTAGGGGGGCTGAACCACATGTTTCTAAAGGAGAAATCCAAACAATTATTGGAATGGTTGGAGATACAACTCAAATTGATCCTAAAGCAATCGAAGTAGAACCATGTGTTGAGAAGGTCATGAAAGTATCTGAGCCATATAAACTTGCTAACCGGGCTTTTCATCCTGATGATACGATCGTTGATGTTGCTGGTGTTAAAGTTGGGGGTGACAACCTTGCTTTGATTGCTGGTCCATGTTCTGTTGAAAGTGAAGAACAAGTAATCGAGATTGCTAAAGCTGCCAAAGCTGCCGGTGCTAATATTTTAAGAGGAGGCGCTTTCAAACCAAGAACTTCACCGTATGCATTCCAGGGAATGGGGTCTTCTGGTCTGGATATTCTTGTTGCAGCTAAAGAAGCAACTGGATTGCCAATCTGTTCGGAACTGATGGATGCCCAGTATTTAGAAGAATTCAATGAGAAAGTAGATCTAATTCAGATCGGGGCAAGAAATATGCAAAACTTCGACCTGTTAAAGAAAGTGGGGGCAGGAACAAAGAAACCAATCTTATTAAAGAGAGGATTAAGTGCGACATTTGAAGAATGGATCATGTCAGCGGAATATATCATGGCAAACGGGAATCCGAATGTAATTTTATGTGAACGAGGGGTAAGAACATTTGAGACATATACAAGAAACACGTTGGATTTACAGGCTATACCGGTAGTAAAGAAATTAACACATTTACCAATCATAATTGATCCAAGCCATGCAGGAGGGAAATGGTGGTTAGTGGAACCAATGGCAAAAGCAGCAGTAGCAGCAGGAGCAGATGGGTTAATGATCGAAGTGCACAACAATCCGGAGAAGGCACTGTGTGATGGACCACAGTCATTAAGACCGGAAAGATATGAAGAATTATTAAAACAAATTTCTAAAATAGCTGAAGTTGTTGGAAAGAAAATGTAA